One genomic region from Longimicrobium sp. encodes:
- a CDS encoding phage baseplate assembly protein V: protein MIADPLLFDLEARLPRGYGGLFYGAYPALVKDVADPDGQGRVKVSLPWSPDPDGAAYEAWARVATLMAGNNRGSWLVPDVNDEVLVVFAGGDARFPCVVGCLWNGEDAPPESMDAAGRNYLKVLRSRNGVQVTLDDHDGQEKMVLETPGGCKVTLQDGPGAITIQDSNGNSVKLETAGITVTAAAKVTVQASTVEVSAGSVTVNAGTATFSGVVQCSTLITNSVVSASYTPGAGNIW, encoded by the coding sequence GTGATCGCCGACCCCCTCCTCTTCGACCTGGAAGCCCGCCTTCCCCGCGGCTACGGCGGCCTGTTCTACGGCGCGTACCCGGCGCTGGTAAAGGACGTGGCCGATCCCGACGGGCAGGGGCGGGTGAAGGTGTCGCTCCCCTGGTCGCCGGACCCGGACGGCGCCGCGTACGAGGCGTGGGCCCGGGTGGCGACGCTGATGGCGGGGAACAACCGCGGCAGCTGGCTGGTTCCCGACGTGAACGACGAGGTGCTGGTGGTGTTCGCCGGCGGCGATGCGCGCTTCCCCTGCGTGGTGGGGTGCCTGTGGAACGGCGAGGACGCGCCGCCGGAGAGCATGGACGCCGCGGGGCGCAACTACCTCAAGGTGCTGCGCAGCCGCAACGGCGTCCAGGTGACGCTGGACGACCACGACGGGCAGGAGAAGATGGTGCTGGAGACCCCCGGCGGGTGCAAGGTCACGCTGCAGGACGGGCCGGGCGCCATCACCATCCAGGACTCCAACGGCAACTCCGTCAAGCTGGAGACCGCCGGCATCACCGTCACCGCCGCGGCCAAGGTCACGGTGCAGGCCAGCACGGTGGAGGTGAGCGCGGGCTCGGTGACCGTGAACGCGGGGACGGCCACCTTCAGCGGCGTGGTGCAGTGCAGCACGCTCATCACCAACTCGGTGGTGAGTGCCAGCTACACCCCCGGCGCGGGGAACATCTGGTGA
- a CDS encoding contractile injection system protein, VgrG/Pvc8 family, which translates to MPDTGAPGIYPSRPRISIDGREEAALGAQVQDLFVEETEAGLYRCEATFINWGPKNGAVGFLYFGRDVLEFGKTLKIEMGAGEGAGTVFEGRITALEGRFSGARPPELLVLAEDRLQELRMTRRTRTFEDVSDAEVVRRIASAHSLRADVDFSGPTHKVVAQVNQSDLALARERARAAGAELWMEGDTLKAKPRTARDAGSATLTVGQALIELSVTADLAHQATGFTVAGWDVAGKRAVSHRATDTVVQAELNGGDAGGSVLQSALAARDQQVVHDLPVNVDEARALAEAHYARAARRFVVGQGVAEGDARLKVGAEVELKGIGPLFEGKYYLTRARHTFDSTEGYRTAFTAERPALGRAA; encoded by the coding sequence ATGCCCGACACCGGCGCTCCCGGCATCTACCCTTCCCGCCCCCGAATCTCCATCGACGGGCGCGAGGAGGCCGCGCTCGGCGCCCAGGTCCAGGACCTGTTCGTGGAGGAGACGGAGGCGGGACTGTACCGCTGCGAGGCCACCTTCATCAACTGGGGTCCCAAGAACGGCGCCGTGGGCTTTCTCTACTTCGGCCGCGACGTGCTGGAGTTCGGAAAGACGCTCAAGATAGAGATGGGGGCCGGCGAAGGGGCGGGGACGGTGTTCGAGGGACGGATCACGGCGCTGGAGGGGCGCTTTTCCGGCGCGCGGCCGCCCGAGCTGCTGGTGCTGGCCGAGGACCGCCTGCAGGAGCTGCGCATGACGCGGCGCACGCGGACCTTTGAGGACGTGAGCGACGCCGAGGTGGTGCGCCGCATCGCCAGTGCCCACTCGCTGCGCGCCGACGTGGACTTCAGCGGCCCCACGCACAAGGTGGTGGCCCAGGTGAACCAGAGCGACCTGGCGCTGGCCCGCGAGCGCGCCCGCGCCGCCGGCGCCGAGCTGTGGATGGAGGGGGACACGCTCAAGGCCAAGCCGCGCACCGCCCGCGACGCCGGCAGCGCCACCCTCACCGTGGGGCAGGCGCTGATCGAGCTGTCGGTGACGGCGGACCTGGCCCACCAGGCCACCGGCTTCACCGTGGCCGGGTGGGACGTGGCGGGGAAGCGCGCGGTGTCGCACCGGGCCACGGACACGGTGGTGCAGGCGGAGCTGAACGGCGGCGACGCGGGCGGATCGGTGCTGCAGTCCGCGCTGGCCGCGCGCGACCAGCAGGTGGTGCACGACCTTCCCGTGAACGTGGACGAGGCGCGCGCGCTGGCCGAGGCGCACTACGCCCGCGCGGCGCGCCGCTTCGTGGTGGGCCAGGGGGTGGCGGAGGGAGACGCGCGGCTCAAGGTGGGCGCCGAGGTGGAGCTCAAGGGGATCGGGCCCCTGTTCGAGGGGAAGTACTACCTGACGCGCGCCCGCCACACCTTCGACTCCACGGAAGGCTACCGCACCGCATTCACCGCCGAGCGCCCGGCGCTGGGGAGGGCCGCGTGA
- a CDS encoding phage tail protein: MSAFDESDAAAHPFTAFNFEVEIQVPGVADKLCHAAFSEVDGLEMSMEPKTIREGGRNAGPVHMAGPVDFGQLTLKRGMTANVDLWRWFEAVSAPGGGGLRGTASVVVMGGDRTVQMQFRLEGCLPVKLKAPAFSAKDGQLAIEEMQVAYESLRLL; the protein is encoded by the coding sequence GTGAGCGCCTTCGACGAGTCCGACGCCGCGGCGCACCCGTTCACCGCCTTCAACTTCGAGGTGGAGATCCAGGTGCCCGGCGTGGCGGACAAGCTGTGCCACGCCGCCTTCAGCGAGGTGGACGGGCTGGAGATGAGCATGGAGCCCAAGACGATCCGCGAGGGCGGGCGCAACGCGGGGCCGGTGCACATGGCGGGGCCGGTGGACTTCGGGCAGCTCACCCTGAAGCGCGGGATGACGGCCAACGTGGACCTGTGGCGCTGGTTCGAGGCGGTGAGCGCCCCCGGCGGCGGCGGCCTGCGCGGCACCGCCAGCGTGGTGGTGATGGGCGGCGACCGCACGGTGCAGATGCAGTTCCGGCTGGAGGGATGCCTGCCGGTGAAGCTCAAGGCGCCGGCGTTTTCGGCCAAGGATGGGCAGCTGGCGATCGAGGAGATGCAGGTGGCGTACGAGTCGTTGCGGCTGCTGTAG
- a CDS encoding phage tail protein: MAVERERPYNQFNFRVVIENGPDAASTRAAFQEVSGLGMEITVAEYRAGNSKDNAPLKITGTYKVPDVTLKRGLIGDLETLYNWISEVRDGSQTALRTVTIELQSEDHTQTVQAWKLTNARPTKYTGPSLSGKGTDVAVEELVLAAERIDLE; the protein is encoded by the coding sequence ATGGCCGTAGAACGCGAGCGTCCCTACAACCAGTTCAACTTCCGGGTGGTGATCGAGAACGGCCCCGACGCCGCCAGCACCCGCGCGGCGTTCCAGGAGGTGAGCGGGCTGGGGATGGAGATCACCGTGGCGGAGTACCGCGCGGGGAACTCCAAGGACAACGCCCCCCTCAAGATCACCGGCACCTACAAGGTCCCCGACGTCACCCTGAAACGCGGGCTGATCGGCGACCTGGAGACGCTGTACAACTGGATCAGCGAGGTGCGCGACGGCAGCCAGACGGCGCTGCGCACGGTGACCATCGAGCTGCAGAGCGAGGACCACACGCAGACGGTGCAGGCGTGGAAGCTCACCAACGCGCGGCCCACCAAGTACACGGGCCCCTCGCTGAGCGGCAAGGGCACCGACGTGGCGGTTGAGGAGCTGGTGCTGGCCGCCGAACGCATCGACCTCGAGTAG